The Coffea arabica cultivar ET-39 chromosome 1e, Coffea Arabica ET-39 HiFi, whole genome shotgun sequence genome has a window encoding:
- the LOC140009086 gene encoding zinc finger BED domain-containing protein DAYSLEEPER-like → MYGPYDGANIASFAKEALVQLFSEYKKLSSPPEVNASASSSKSGAVDKGAMAGDMDAGKRIQHKYKEEFKKRKIEAGGKDSKTELDKYLGEDCEDEEDDFNILTWWKVNSPRFPVLSKLARDVLAVPVSTVASEAAFSTGGRVLDPFRSSLTPKIVQALICTQDWLRPSDSKLNVEEELEDLEALESGLTNGGAETSITL, encoded by the exons ATGTATGGTCCGTATGATGGTGCAAACATAGCTTCATTTGCAAAAGAAGCTTTAGTGCAACTGTTTTCTGAGTACAAAAAACTCAGCTCCCCTCCTGAAGTCAATGCCTCAGCTTCTTCGAGTAAATCTGGAGCAGTAGATAAAGGTGCAATGGCTGGTGATATGGATGCTGGAAAACGTATCCAACACAAGTACAAAGAGGagtttaaaaagagaaaaatagaagCTGGGGGCAAGGATTCAAAAACTGAATTGGATAAATATCTTGGTGAGGACTgtgaagatgaagaagatgactTCAACATTTTGACATGGTGGAAGGTGAATAGTCCTAGATTCCCTGTTCTCTCTAAACTAGCTCGTGATGTGTTGGCTGTGCCGGTATCCACAGTTGCTTCCGAAGCTGCTTTTAGCACGGGTGGAAGAGTCCTTGATCCATTTAGGAGTTCTTTAACTCCTAAAATAGTGCAAGCTCTGATTTGCACTCAAGATTGGCTTCGGCCATCGGATTCTAAATTGAATGTGGAAGAAGAATTGGAGGATCTTGAAGCTTTAGAATCTG GCTTGACTAATGGAGGTGCTGAAACTTCAATCACTCTTTAA